The following proteins come from a genomic window of Rutidosis leptorrhynchoides isolate AG116_Rl617_1_P2 chromosome 10, CSIRO_AGI_Rlap_v1, whole genome shotgun sequence:
- the LOC139871704 gene encoding ABSCISIC ACID-INSENSITIVE 5-like protein 3 produces the protein MGTRTMGGTQRMDGLLSRQGSLYNLTLDEVQQQLGDLGKPFSSMNLDELLKTVYNAEANHGMSSKQPDYTELPHRGSVSSSELRKKTVDEVWNDIQLGQKMKKNEGDDNGNNSTDNNINEISFKNGDRKKGSTLGEMTLEDFLVKAGVVAESSSEKKNNELSVDVHETPWVNYQMPMVQQQGLVMGGHYPVQQPVMGSGSGSGNVLMDVSYMSPAPLMGSLSDAHMSGRKRFASGDVVEKTVERRQKRMIKNRESAARSRARKQAYTHELENKVSRLEEENERLRRQKELEKVLPCVPPPEPKYQLRRTTSASF, from the exons ATGGGGACTCGAACAATGGGTGGAACACAAAGAATGGATGGATTGTTATCAAGGCAAGGTTCTTTATATAACCTAACATTAGATGAAGTTCAACAACAGTTAGGGGATTTAGGTAAACCTTTTAGTAGTATGAATCTAGATGAGCTTCTTAAAACTGTTTATAATGCTGAAGCTAATCATGGAATGAGTAGTAAACAGCCGGATTATACCGAGCTTCCTCATCGTGGTTCGGTTTCGTCGTCGGAGTTGAGGAAGAAGACGGTTGATGAAGTGTGGAATGATATCCAATTAGGTCAAAAAATGAAGAAGAATGAAGGTGATGATAATGGTAATAAcagtactgataataatattaatgagatTAGTTTTAAGAATGGTGATAGGAAGAAAGGATCGACTCTTGGTGAGATGACACTTGAGGATTTTTTAGTGAAGGCAGGGGTGGTTGCTGAATCATCATCTGAGAAGAAAAACAATGAATTGAGTGTTGATGTACATGAAACACCATGGGTGAATTATCAGATGCCTATGGTTCAACAGCAAGGTTTGGTTATGGGAGGACATTATCCAGTTCAACAACCGGTTAtgggttctggttctggttctggtaatGTTTTAATGGATGTGAGTTATATGTCACCTGCACCATTGATGGGGAGTTTATCGGATGCACATATGTCTGGACGAAAACGTTTTGCGTCTGGGGATGTGGTGGAGAAGACTGTTGAAAGGAGGCAAAAGAGGATGATTAAGAATCGGGAGTCTGCTGCACGATCACGAGCAAGAAAACAG GCTTATACACATGAACTGGAGAACAAAGTTTCACGTTTGGAAGAGGAAAATGAAAGACTCAGGAGGCAGAAG